The Streptococcaceae bacterium ESL0687 genome has a segment encoding these proteins:
- a CDS encoding ABC transporter ATP-binding protein — translation MKLSIQKLDVEIGQESIVRNVSLEVPDKKTVGLIGANGSGKSTLLRSIYRSIAPKQGAIYIDDIDVLNSPNKEVAKHLGVVGQFNELNFDLTVEQMVLLGRTPHKKMMEADNIYDHQRVQEALLRTNLMNYKDRSYLSLSGGEKQRVILARTIAQEPQVMILDEPTNHLDIRYQLEILTAVKNLDITTFVALHDLELTASYCDYIYAMKKGEVIAQGRPEEVLTEELIAEIYQVKCQIYENPITHKLGFHYSI, via the coding sequence ATGAAATTATCTATTCAAAAACTTGATGTAGAAATTGGACAGGAATCAATTGTCCGTAATGTTTCTCTAGAAGTACCGGATAAGAAAACAGTTGGTCTCATCGGGGCTAATGGATCTGGTAAATCAACATTATTAAGAAGCATTTACAGAAGTATTGCCCCCAAGCAAGGAGCCATTTATATTGACGACATTGATGTTTTAAATTCCCCTAATAAAGAGGTAGCCAAACATCTAGGTGTAGTCGGGCAGTTTAATGAATTAAATTTTGATTTGACTGTTGAACAGATGGTTTTACTGGGCCGAACACCTCATAAAAAAATGATGGAAGCAGATAATATCTATGACCATCAGAGGGTTCAAGAAGCACTTTTAAGAACTAATCTGATGAATTATAAGGACAGGAGTTATCTGTCGCTATCTGGTGGGGAGAAGCAAAGGGTAATTCTTGCAAGAACAATAGCTCAGGAGCCCCAGGTGATGATTTTAGATGAACCTACTAATCATTTGGATATTAGGTACCAGCTAGAGATCTTAACAGCGGTAAAAAATCTTGATATTACGACCTTTGTCGCCCTTCATGACCTGGAACTTACGGCTTCTTATTGCGATTACATATATGCCATGAAAAAGGGTGAGGTTATTGCCCAAGGTAGGCCTGAGGAAGTCTTAACAGAGGAATTAATTGCTGAGATATATCAGGTTAAGTGCCAAATATATGAGAATCCAATCACCCATAAATTAGGTTTTCATTATTCAATATAA
- a CDS encoding iron ABC transporter permease: protein MIIANKKRKIPVIIWAGLFLVLIAVSVIISVSNGQADISFWDVGRILVNKMSQGAIGDLTDLPASSVNIIWFIRMPRILLAIFVGLGLALCGAVMQAVVQNPLADPYILGISSGSSLGATFAILIGFGSGSILSQFGLGFGAFVGAMIATLSVLLLSNIGGRMTSVKLILSGSVISSLFGSISNLIVYMAGNSEGIKTIQFWLMGSLASATWSKLGMVIIPVLLVFTFFLTQSRILNVMLLGDEAAITLGVSLGKYRRIYMVLTSLVTGLIVANSGMIGFVGLIVPHIVRGLFGSDHKIILSMTAVCGALFMVWADLISRILIKGVELPIGIITAMIGAPLFIYIIVKKGYSFGG, encoded by the coding sequence ATGATTATCGCTAATAAGAAGCGAAAGATACCGGTAATTATATGGGCAGGATTATTTCTTGTGCTAATAGCTGTATCAGTTATAATTTCGGTCAGTAATGGTCAAGCTGATATTTCATTTTGGGATGTTGGTCGTATTTTAGTCAATAAGATGAGCCAGGGGGCGATTGGTGATCTAACAGATTTACCGGCCTCATCTGTTAATATCATTTGGTTTATCAGGATGCCAAGGATTTTACTGGCGATTTTTGTAGGCTTGGGTCTAGCCCTCTGCGGGGCAGTTATGCAGGCCGTTGTTCAAAATCCCCTGGCTGATCCCTATATTTTAGGGATTTCATCTGGATCATCTCTGGGTGCGACTTTCGCTATTTTGATCGGTTTTGGCTCTGGATCGATTTTATCTCAATTTGGTCTTGGTTTTGGTGCCTTTGTTGGTGCTATGATTGCTACCTTGTCTGTTTTACTACTATCAAATATTGGTGGTAGGATGACTAGTGTCAAGCTTATCTTATCAGGATCAGTAATTAGTAGTCTTTTTGGTTCGATTTCAAATTTAATCGTTTACATGGCTGGTAATTCAGAGGGGATTAAGACCATTCAATTTTGGCTCATGGGAAGTCTTGCTTCAGCGACCTGGTCTAAGCTTGGTATGGTAATCATTCCTGTACTACTTGTTTTTACCTTCTTCCTCACTCAATCAAGAATATTAAATGTTATGCTCTTGGGTGATGAGGCAGCGATAACCCTGGGTGTGTCCCTTGGAAAATACCGTAGAATATACATGGTTTTAACCTCTCTTGTGACTGGGCTTATCGTTGCAAACTCAGGTATGATTGGCTTTGTTGGTTTGATTGTACCGCATATTGTCCGCGGCCTATTTGGAAGTGACCACAAGATAATATTATCAATGACAGCTGTTTGCGGAGCGCTCTTTATGGTTTGGGCTGATTTAATCTCTCGAATCCTAATTAAAGGAGTTGAACTTCCGATAGGAATTATTACAGCGATGATTGGTGCACCATTATTTATCTATATTATCGTTAAAAAAGGTTACAGTTTTGGGGGGTAA
- a CDS encoding ABC transporter substrate-binding protein, translating to MKKLLAAAVLGLSVLTLTACGQKSSESSTSQSSDSDKTTYPLTIKNYSKKVGSDSSDPSWPESTQTFTHAPTKVVANTRPMAELLLHLGLEKSIAGVGAVFGEKDESVEASFDKLKNLGNSYISQETALSVDPDFVFGRGGLFEKSEWGVGTVESLNEMKIPTYIMETSIKGGTFDSIYNDIDNLGKIFDVESAADKFKKEIQDREDALKETVKDVKETQTFAYIHSNDPSEINGYSLSGDTFASSLFDMLKLKEAYDVPTGTVSIEKIIEANPDIIIIPKWDDTDNAEKMVAGLYTSDKVSSLKAIKNKKVYILNYNYLFGYSYQSLAGFEEFAKVLYPELAK from the coding sequence ATGAAAAAATTATTAGCAGCAGCAGTTTTAGGATTGTCAGTTTTGACTTTAACAGCATGTGGACAGAAAAGTTCAGAAAGCTCAACATCACAGTCTAGTGATTCAGATAAAACAACTTATCCCTTAACTATTAAAAACTATAGCAAGAAGGTAGGGAGTGATTCATCAGATCCAAGCTGGCCTGAAAGTACTCAAACTTTCACCCATGCCCCTACAAAAGTAGTAGCAAATACTCGTCCAATGGCTGAACTTTTACTCCACCTAGGTCTTGAGAAATCAATCGCAGGTGTGGGTGCCGTTTTCGGTGAAAAAGATGAGAGTGTTGAAGCTTCGTTTGATAAGCTTAAAAATCTTGGAAACAGCTATATTTCTCAAGAAACAGCCCTATCAGTTGATCCAGATTTTGTTTTTGGTCGCGGAGGATTATTTGAAAAATCTGAGTGGGGAGTAGGGACAGTTGAGTCATTAAATGAAATGAAGATTCCTACCTACATCATGGAAACATCTATTAAGGGTGGAACATTTGATTCAATCTATAACGATATCGACAATCTTGGTAAAATTTTTGATGTAGAATCTGCAGCAGATAAATTCAAAAAAGAAATTCAAGACCGTGAAGATGCTCTAAAAGAGACTGTTAAAGATGTTAAAGAAACACAAACTTTTGCTTACATCCACTCTAATGATCCATCAGAAATCAACGGATACTCATTAAGTGGCGATACTTTTGCCAGCAGCCTATTTGACATGCTTAAGCTAAAAGAGGCTTATGATGTGCCAACAGGTACTGTAAGTATCGAGAAAATTATTGAAGCTAATCCAGATATTATCATTATTCCTAAGTGGGATGATACAGATAATGCTGAAAAAATGGTCGCAGGTCTTTACACTAGTGACAAGGTATCAAGCCTAAAAGCTATCAAGAATAAAAAAGTTTATATTCTAAACTACAACTACCTATTTGGTTACAGCTACCAATCTCTTGCAGGTTTTGAAGAGTTTGCTAAAGTTTTATACCCTGAACTAGCTAAATAA
- a CDS encoding NAD(P)/FAD-dependent oxidoreductase: protein MTEVDYDVVIVGGGPSGLYSSFACGMRNIKVKMLEARACLGGRISVYQDKLVWDLGGSQGKLAGDIASNLMAAAEQFSPDISYNQQIKKIRKEADGFILSSQDDRTYKAKTVILASSLGIIQAKKLAVSTDYKNLHYPVEEVIDFRAYKDKMVLLYGEPDYLASYAVLLQQIAQSVILVTKKEDFPQDQDLADNVTIVKNADIADFSAEGDLIKSATLSNGQEFPVSAVLANLGMKRQVNTIEFENFDLETIEHHGHDFIKNQADTSTSVEGLFIVGDLGNYPDKNYMLASCMLEATNAASKVARYLDHTAKPQITVSTHNDVFKTENQKLISKYFS from the coding sequence ATGACAGAAGTAGATTATGATGTTGTAATTGTTGGTGGGGGACCATCAGGACTTTATAGTAGTTTTGCCTGTGGTATGCGCAATATAAAGGTTAAAATGCTTGAAGCAAGGGCTTGCCTTGGAGGTCGAATCTCAGTTTACCAGGATAAACTTGTTTGGGACTTAGGTGGATCACAGGGGAAATTAGCTGGCGATATTGCTAGTAATTTAATGGCAGCAGCTGAGCAGTTTTCACCAGATATTAGCTACAACCAACAGATAAAGAAGATTAGAAAAGAAGCAGATGGATTTATCCTAAGCAGTCAGGACGACCGGACCTATAAGGCAAAGACAGTTATTTTGGCCTCGTCTTTAGGAATTATCCAGGCTAAAAAATTAGCAGTTTCAACTGATTATAAAAATCTTCATTATCCTGTAGAAGAGGTGATTGATTTTAGAGCTTATAAGGATAAGATGGTTCTTTTATACGGGGAGCCTGATTACCTAGCCAGTTATGCAGTCCTCCTTCAGCAAATCGCTCAATCAGTAATTTTAGTTACAAAAAAAGAGGATTTTCCACAAGATCAAGACCTTGCTGATAATGTTACTATTGTAAAGAATGCTGATATAGCAGATTTTTCAGCTGAGGGAGATTTGATTAAGTCAGCTACCCTGTCTAATGGACAAGAATTTCCAGTCTCTGCCGTTCTAGCTAATCTAGGAATGAAGCGCCAGGTAAATACAATTGAATTTGAGAATTTTGATTTAGAAACTATTGAACATCATGGTCATGATTTTATAAAAAATCAAGCAGACACAAGTACAAGTGTTGAAGGTCTATTTATCGTAGGAGATTTAGGTAATTACCCTGACAAAAACTACATGCTGGCCTCTTGTATGCTGGAAGCTACAAATGCTGCATCTAAGGTAGCTCGCTATCTGGATCATACGGCTAAACCACAAATTACAGTTTCAACTCATAATGATGTCTTTAAGACTGAAAATCAAAAGTTGATTTCTAAATATTTTTCTTAA